A segment of the Orcinus orca chromosome 4, mOrcOrc1.1, whole genome shotgun sequence genome:
TGGGGCCATCAGGGGCAGAGCACAGAGATGAAGAGATAAAACGTGTCCTTCTCCTGGTCCAGAGCCCTGGACCTGGCCTTCGGGTCCCAAGAGACCATCAGTTGCCACTCGATTCTAGTATAGCAGTGCTATTCTCGGTCAGGCTGGTCCAAAAAAGCAAGCCAAGTATACAACCTGGTGATCAAGCAAAAAACCAACACAGGGAAAGTGGTCTTTCTGAACTCACTGAAAAGAGAGATCTTCATACTTTGgggtgcataaaataaaatacgctTTAGGGGCTTTCTAGAACCAACTCTGACTTTATAAGAATCTAAGCTGATACACCCCTCTCTGGAATGTAAGCCTTATATAAAATGCAGCCCCATTGTAGTTATTAATatctctctctcttgttttcctgttttaagtcctttgttcactgctgcaccCACatagttcctgacacagagcaggtGCCCCATAAATGTCTATAAGATGAAAGAAGAGGGCGCACCTGGAGCCAcactcttctgggaccccttctCCCTTCAGAACTCCCCATATCTGTCTGCGGACCTGGAGGGGGACCAAGGTCCAGGTGACCCAAAGCAAGAATCAGATTAGGTTGGCAGACACATGGCCCTTTCAGCTTCAGATGGAACCCCCAATTTTGTGGCCTTAGGGTAATATCAAAAGTTGCAGTCCCTGGACATGCACCAACTGATATTAGGGAGAGGAAGCTAAAAATCAGTAAGCTTCTGGGGAAACAGAGCAGCCCTGATGATACGGAGGCTGGTAGCAGAGAGTTGGCTGCGATGATGGGCGGGCCCCGTGTGCTGGGGCGTCGTCACCATTCCACCAGCCACAGTCACTGCAGATGCCTGTGTGCACCAAAGGCTGCTTCTCCCTCCTTTTTACCCAGACCTGCCACCCTTCTATGTACCTCTAGAACAAATCCCAACAACACACAATGCTTtgtattccttttccttctcaccATCCCCACCAGCACTGCCCTGGTTCAAGCTTCCATCATTTCCTATCTGGGCAGCTGTGTGGGGCTTCTGTTCCGGTTTCCCTGACTTTGATCTtacctccctccatccttcctgcaCGTTGCTGCTAGAAGATcattctaaaacacaaatctgagaGGGTCCTCTACTGCCCTCAGCGTGAAGACCAGACTCAGCCAGGCTTATGAAGCTCTGCTCAAGCCAGACCCGTCTAACCAGACCCTCCATCCTGCTTCCCGCCCTGCTTCACGAGTATGGAATTCATGACAAGCTGCTCGTGCTACTCAAATAGGCCATGGTGTCCTTTGCCTCTGTGTCTTTGCACATCACGTGCCCTCTGCCCcaagcctttctttttcttgccttgatCACAGTTGGTAAACTTCCAACTGTTCCTTGAGGCTGAGGCAGACAATATTGAGTGGCTGATTATACATCTTTTTCTACCTTCTTACCGTCCATTATAGAGGCTAGAAAGCAAACCAtccacttccccctcctcccttgcAGTTAGGGGTGGTCACATCAATTGTAGACATTGCCTGGCACCAATCCTTCCCTCTGTCTTCCTGTCTTAAACCCAGATGTGATGCCTGGTGCTGCTGCAGCCATCCTATGACCATGTGCCAACCACATTCAGCAGAAAGGTGAACAGTGCCTGGATCCTTGATGATAGGGTTCAGCGGCCAGGCCAACCCTGAATAGCCAACTTCCAGAATTCTTGTCTTTAAGACTGAAGATACTGCTGATCAAGCTATCTGTTATTTGCAGCCAAAATCACTCCTAATTGAGTCTCTGTCTCACCTCAAGCATCCCCTACTTATTGAAGTCCCTCTTTGACTCCATGCTCCCATTCCACCTTGCAGATAGCCCTGTCCCAGCATTTGCCATATTCACtctattatattttttccttgtccCTCTCTCCCACTAATACTGTGATCTTTTTGAGGAAAGAGATTATGTCTTCTCACCTTTAATTCTTAGTTCCCACCCCAGTCCATGGCATACAGATACTCAGTCAGCAAATTTGTAGAATATAAGCCTATGTTCCAGTCTAATATTTTAACCTTAcgtttaaattattttgattaaaagCTGCCTTTATTCCTTATTTGAAAACGGCAAGGAAAACAGattaatcagtatttttaaataaagaaataacttGCAGATTACCGAAATATTGCAGAGGAACAAAAAGGCTGCAATATTCCTTAAGACTCTTCTCTGGGCATTGCCCTGCAGGAAATGGGCGTGGCAGGCTGGGCCCAGGGCCCCATCCCagctcttctcctcttcctctttgctACCAACTTCTCTCAGACACATATTTCCATTGGCCGCATGTGGCATCTCGCCGTCCTGGGGAGCCATGTCCCCGGCTGCAGGTCTGCTCTCGAAGCAAGAAGAAGGGAGGGATGTGGCATTGCCATTGCAGACTGTGACCACCTGCAGGGTTCTGATGTCCTTGGAGAGCTTCTCCGGCTCTCGGTGAATGGACTCAATGATGAAGAGGTTCTGGATGTACTTCTCAACAACCACCAGGATGGAGTAGGGCAGGTTGTACCAGGTGTACAGGGGGCAGGACTCGGCACAGAGGATGGCCAGGATGGAGCCCCAGGAGATGAGCCAGGAGCCGGAGGCAGTGCCCACCAACAGGTCTGCGTCCAGTTTGCGGGCCGGATTTTTGGACTCGTCTAGTGATTGCTCATCTAGCCTATAAATCCGGATCCCAGCCAGCCCCGCCGCCCCCATGAGTACGAGCAAGATGATGGCATACAGGTAGAACATGATGAGTGCTGACTCGCTCCCGGTTTTGGAACGCCCGATCCAAATCAGATACACCACCACGACCCCAATGGTGGCAGCCAGTGCGGTCAGGCCCAGTACCGAGCCCAGCATGACCCCGTGAGACCTGAACTGCATCTTCTGACGCTGATGACTGTCAACTTTGCGCCCGATGTTTTTCCACAGGACGTAGAGCATCGTGGAGGCCAGTATCTGATATTCTATGTTGAAAGGGTAGAGGTAGTAGATCCCGTGGGAGATGGCAGAGCAGAGGGTCGGGGGTGTGCAGTTACATGGAGGCGTGTGGTCATCTAAAACTAGCAGGGAGACAGACCACAGGGGAGGACAATTAGAACATTCAGTGGCGAAGCAGAAAACCACAAACAAATACTCTCACTGTGGATTCATGCTTGGGTTTGCCATTGAATTAAAAGCTTTATTTCATGGCTTTTTGTCACGTTTCATATCATGGCTAAATTGACAGCCATGAATACTCCCCAAAGAGTACTAATTACACGAATTAGATCTCATCCATACATCAGAATATTGTCCAGCCATTGCAAATGGTATTTTAGAAATTTACTCATCAGCATATAAAGACGTTCAGAAGACACTGTTGAATAAAAGCAGCTGCGAAAGAGGCTGGAGTACGGCTCCGTTTTTATCAATTATAGATATCTtggtgatatatacatacagagacagagagatagggAGGtagacagacatagaaaaaaattggaaggacataaactaaaatgttaacaatggttaTCTCTGGGCGGAAAAATGgcaggtgaattttttttttcagcaaaagaaacttctattgagatataattgacatacaacctTATGTAAGTTTCCTCTAGattttgcttctctgtattttctaaactttctatGTGAATATGATTGAcctgtgtgatttttaaattacttttcaaaaacaACTTTGTGAGGGAAAATGCCCCTTAGCAGCAAAAATTTTCCTCTTGAGAATATCCGAAGCCAGCAAGCGTGGCACGAGACAGGCCCCACCTTCTGAAAGACACTTGGCGATGGTATAAAGGACCATTTCATAACAAGGAGGGGAAAAGCTGTAAGTAATTAATGAAATATGCAACAAAAGCcttaaagatgatataaagtcTCTGGCCTATAATTCCAATCTATTCTAAAGGACAAGTCAAAAATATAGTCAAAGCATTAGGTAAAATTTTGTTGTGAGtttttgagaaagaaagagaaacacctCAATGTGTTAACAATTTAGAAAGTGTTAAATGAATTTTGGTACATCCTTACAATAGAATAGTaggcagccattaaaaattatattgtgtTTTAATGATACAAGAAAATAATTGTTACAATAACAATGGGAAAAAAGTAAGAACAAATTGTATATccagtatttttaaatgcataccaCAGCACAGAACTCAGTTGTGAAATCAATTTAGAGGGTAGCaaccaatatattttttaatggaattgcAATGGAATAAAACAGGATTGAATGAATGGAATCAAATACAATAGAAATTTGAGTGTCTCTGATATAGTAAGATTGTTATttcatgtgtacacacatacaggTATGTGTTCATTTGGGTTGCAATGTAAAATCTATTTCTTATGTTGTAGAAAAAAATGATTGAATATGTACAGTATGATCtcaactataaaaaaataaatagcacaaAGACCAAAAAATAACCAGATGTTAACAGCATTTAAGTGCACTTCTGTGTAGGTGCTACTGTGGATTTTTTCTTTACGTTttgtcattgttttaatttatgatatgttttaatttatatgatACTACTTATAAAATCAGACAAAAAAGCTTAGCATTAATTACCCTCACTTTTGCAGAATTAATTACCTTAGCATTAATTACCCTCACTTTTGCAGAATACTGCAATTTTCAATTCAAAAGGAGTTTCCCCAACACTTGTAACACAATACAATACAATGCAAAAGACAAGGGAAATACTCAGGAGAAAAGGTTCAGATTAACAGAATGTTAGAGCTGACAGAGtccttttttataaattaatctaATCCCATCTTCACCAAGGTCTCTGGAGCCAGATTGCTggaattcaaatcccagctcaatCGTCCatctgctgtgtgatcttgggttagtcacttaacttctctctgGCTCAATGGCTTCACCCATATAATAAGGTCACTGTTGCCTACCTCAGAGTGTTGGGACAAGAGTTGAATGTGCCAGCCACTCAGAAAATGCTTAACAaaactttttgttattgttgtcacTGCTGTTACTGTTATTGATACCAGTGAGGAGACGGGTCCCAAAGAGAATGGCCTTCCCAAGAGCGGGCTGCTTGTGAGGGGTGGTGAAAAAATGTAGTGTGTCTCCCTAATTTTGTCATCCCCACCGCACTGGTGAGGAAACGGGTTTAAAGTTGCTCTCTGGGACTGACCTGGGTTTGTGCAGAGAGGATAGATGTGCATTACATTAAAGCTGGAAGGACTCATGGAAAGTACATGGTTCAAGTCCCTTCACTtcataaaagagaaaagggaggctCGGAGTGGTTGAATGTtttccaaaggtcacacagctagaaggtgATGGGAACAAGACCCAAACCTGAGACATCAGTCCCCTGTACATTGCACCTTCCTCTACCCCACATTCTTCTCAACCCCAGTGCTCTAATATAGAAGCAACAGGTCACAAATGCTAaagaattttggaagaaaatgaagagtCATGAGACAGGCACTCCAATAGGAACAAGGGGGGAATAAAGATGGGCCAAAATTATAAACTAAGTAGAGTTAAATAAAAACTTCAAATGAACGAAAACCAATTAACCACAACATACCATTAGACTTCTATGGATTTTTTAAAGCTATACTTTTAGTAGAAAGAACTGGTAATAGAGgtttaattaaaaacacaaacagaaacaaCCACCAATCTTCCAAGGTTGTAAACAAAGACATTCATTTCCATACCAAACTGGACCATGAGAAATGGTGATCAAAATGATGACCCCTGGATCTGACAAGTCCCTGAGTCACTGAAGAAACCTTTAATTATGCTCAGCACACCCTACTTATGGAAGCAGGATGAGAGACTTAGGAGGTTTTGAAAGATTTGCAACAACAGAGGATTGTCTGGCCGGTGTTGAATTGGGTGGACCCTGCAGGTCTTTGAAACCCGTACCTCCATCTACGGACATTCTGGTCTCTGCAGGTTTCCGAGCTGTTCCAAGATGGCAGCTGGGCAACTCTTACCACTCACCTATTGTTATGTTCCCGAAGCCCAGGGTGATGAGCCGTTCCTTGTGCTCGTTAAGTTGGTGCTTTGACTCATTCAGGATGCTGTTCGCCCAAAGAAGCAGGTTGGTGAACACGGAGTGGATCACCCCAAACCTGAAAAACACAAGGACCCACTTCCTGAGCAGCCCTGGGAAGCTCCTTGC
Coding sequences within it:
- the OTOP1 gene encoding proton channel OTOP1; translation: MMPEGQGAPASPQAFRSSPDRGSSGPAACPPPQLPAPGPPESPESPAPRRGAIRASFPQKLAEALSSQYGLNVFVAGLLFLLAWAVHASGVGKSDLLCFLTALMLLQLLWMLWYVGRSSAHRRLKDTHAGARWLRGSITLFAVITVILGCLKIGYFVGFSECLSATEGVFPVTHAVHTLLQVYFLWGHAKDIIQSFKTLERFGVIHSVFTNLLLWANSILNESKHQLNEHKERLITLGFGNITIVLDDHTPPCNCTPPTLCSAISHGIYYLYPFNIEYQILASTMLYVLWKNIGRKVDSHQRQKMQFRSHGVMLGSVLGLTALAATIGVVVVYLIWIGRSKTGSESALIMFYLYAIILLVLMGAAGLAGIRIYRLDEQSLDESKNPARKLDADLLVGTASGSWLISWGSILAILCAESCPLYTWYNLPYSILVVVEKYIQNLFIIESIHREPEKLSKDIRTLQVVTVCNGNATSLPSSCFESRPAAGDMAPQDGEMPHAANGNMCLREVGSKEEEEKSWDGALGPACHAHFLQGNAQRRVLRNIAAFLFLCNISLWIPPAFGCRPEYDNGLEEIVFGFEPWIIVVNLAMPFSIFYRMHAAASLFEVYCKI